Proteins encoded by one window of Ursus arctos isolate Adak ecotype North America unplaced genomic scaffold, UrsArc2.0 scaffold_22, whole genome shotgun sequence:
- the FAM168A gene encoding protein FAM168A isoform X3 — MNPVYSPVQPGAPYGNPKNMAYTGYPTAYPAAAPAYNPSLYPTNSPSYAPEFQFLHSAYATLLMKQAWPQNSSSCGTEGTFHLPVDTGTENRTYQASSAAFRYTAGTPYKVPPTQSNTAPPPYSPSPNPYQTAMYPIRSAYPQQNLYAQGAYYTQPVYAAQPHVIHHTTVVQPNSIPSAIYPAPVAAPRTNGVAMGMVAGTTMAMSAGTLLTAPQHTAIGAHPVSMPTYRAQGTPAYSYVPPHW; from the exons GTTACCCTACAGCCTACCCGGCAGCAGCCCCTGCCTACAATCCCAGCCTGTACCCCACCAATAGCCCCAGTTATGCTCCAG AGTTTCAGTTCCTGCATTCAGCTTATG CAACTCTGCTGATGAAACAGGCCTGGCCACAGAACTCGTCTTCCTGTGGTACTGAAGGCACCTTCCACCTCCCAGTGGACACCGGGACCGAGAACCGAACTTACCAAGCGTCCTCTGCGGCTTTCA GATATACTGCGGGGACACCATACAAGGTCCCACCGACCCAGAGTAATACTGCTCCGCCCCCCTACTCCCCATCACCCAACCCCTATCAGACGGCCATGTATCCAATCAGAAGTGCCTACCCCCAGCAGAATCTGTATGCCCAG GGAGCCTACTACACACAGCCGGTGTACGCTGCCCAGCCCCACGTCATCCACCACACCACGGTTGTCCAGCCCAACAGCATTCCCTCTGCCATCTACCCGGCGCCCGTTGCTGCCCCCAGGACCAATGGTGTGGCCATGGGCATGGTGGCCGGCACCACCATGGCAATGTCAGCAG GTACCCTGCTGACTGCACCCCAGCACACCGCGATCGGGGCACACCCTGTCTCCATGCCAACATACAGGGCCCAAGGGACCCCCGCGTACAGCTATGTGCCCCCGCACTGGTAA
- the FAM168A gene encoding protein FAM168A isoform X4: MNPVYSPVQPGAPYGNPKNMAYTGYPTAYPAAAPAYNPSLYPTNSPSYAPATLLMKQAWPQNSSSCGTEGTFHLPVDTGTENRTYQASSAAFRYTAGTPYKVPPTQSNTAPPPYSPSPNPYQTAMYPIRSAYPQQNLYAQGAYYTQPVYAAQPHVIHHTTVVQPNSIPSAIYPAPVAAPRTNGVAMGMVAGTTMAMSAGTLLTAPQHTAIGAHPVSMPTYRAQGTPAYSYVPPHW, from the exons GTTACCCTACAGCCTACCCGGCAGCAGCCCCTGCCTACAATCCCAGCCTGTACCCCACCAATAGCCCCAGTTATGCTCCAG CAACTCTGCTGATGAAACAGGCCTGGCCACAGAACTCGTCTTCCTGTGGTACTGAAGGCACCTTCCACCTCCCAGTGGACACCGGGACCGAGAACCGAACTTACCAAGCGTCCTCTGCGGCTTTCA GATATACTGCGGGGACACCATACAAGGTCCCACCGACCCAGAGTAATACTGCTCCGCCCCCCTACTCCCCATCACCCAACCCCTATCAGACGGCCATGTATCCAATCAGAAGTGCCTACCCCCAGCAGAATCTGTATGCCCAG GGAGCCTACTACACACAGCCGGTGTACGCTGCCCAGCCCCACGTCATCCACCACACCACGGTTGTCCAGCCCAACAGCATTCCCTCTGCCATCTACCCGGCGCCCGTTGCTGCCCCCAGGACCAATGGTGTGGCCATGGGCATGGTGGCCGGCACCACCATGGCAATGTCAGCAG GTACCCTGCTGACTGCACCCCAGCACACCGCGATCGGGGCACACCCTGTCTCCATGCCAACATACAGGGCCCAAGGGACCCCCGCGTACAGCTATGTGCCCCCGCACTGGTAA